The genomic segment TTAGCATCGAGGGACTGAAGACTAAAAATCCTAGTAGCGCGAGAACGAACTTAGTTCACCTCACGTAGACATGGCGCCCGAGGAGCAATGACAAAATCCATTGATCTTGAGATGCGAACGGAAGACCGAGTCCACTTTACTCGGTGTTGAGGCATAGAATTAGGTTACCTCTCATGGACACTGGGCCCAAGGAGAACTGACCAAGTCCCTGGTAAACCGCAAGCAAAAATAGCATTGGGATGTTGATGACTTGGGAAGCTAAGCTAGTCGACGAGTGAAGCATCCCTAATGTCATGAGACCCCATAGATAATTGTCTTAGGAGGTACCCAGTGCCAAAGAGATCTAAGTAGTGCAAGGTCGGATTTAACATATTCTCCTGAGGATAGCGCGTGCCCGAGGATCaatacactacaacaaatttgactaAATATTACAGTAAAATATTACACAATTTTAAAAGCTTTATTATTGATTAGccaaaaaagtaaataaatttaATACTGGCgccaaatgatttttttttttttttaaaacatctCGCTTTAATTTTTCCCCCACTATTAACTCACATTTTCATTCTctaaaatcataaaacaaaagaaaatgcTCTCCTCCTGAAATGGGTTCTCTCTACCCTAACCTTCATGCCTCACGCCTCTCCCCTTCACTCGGTCTCTCTTTCTCTATCccttctatctctctctctctctctctctctctctcgcaggGCGGAAGGATGAATGGAAGGGTACAGGGGCTTCTATGTCTCAACGATGGGCTTCGAGCAGGGACTGTTTGCCTTCCCTTCATGTTCTTTCTCAGTCTCAGCGATGGAAcggtatctctctctctctacttgcAATTATAGAGACGATGTGTGGGATTTGAGCACGCGATGGGGCTTAAAAAAAAGTCCACTGCTAAACTTCAGGGCTTCAGGTTCTCTTTCTCTTTCCAAACTGAgttttattttggtattttctcgtttttttttttttgatttgaGTGGAGTGAGATTTTGAACTTGAACTAGGGTTTTATGTTTAGATATTTGTAAATTCTGATGAGGCCAAAACGGTTTGCATTTAATGGGGGTTTGGGTTGTTCTAGTTTTTGTGAAATTATGATTTTAGGGGTTTTATTTGGAGTAAGAAAGAAAGGAAATGTAGCGTTTTTTTTAAATGTACTTTTGCTGGAAATTGAAATTCATTGGGTTTGATTTGATCTTGGAATTGGCTCTTTTTTGCATAATCTTACTAAACTTTGATACTCAAGTAAGCCCAACAGGTGTATGAATTTATGTTTAGTTTTTGGGGATAGAGGAAATAGAGAGAGATTTAGCTATATCCCTTACCCCATGAAGCATGAGCCTTGAAATTTGGATTATTTTAGATTGTGTAGTTTTATAAGAAATGGAGATTGAACTAGTTAGAGTCTATGTTAAATAAGAACTGGGAGTTGGCAATGCTCATGTGTTGGAATCATTTTATGTTGATGAACAGAAGATTATCTTCTCTTATTGGTTGTTTTTGTGTAGAACGGCGAGGAAGATTGTGAATTTGGATGATCACATTGCATTGGTCTGTGCTGGGCTCAAAGCTGATGCTCGTGCCTTGATAAACAAGGTGAGAATTGAATGTCAAAGCCACCAACTTACGGTTGAGGATCCAGTAACTGTTGAGTATATTACTCGCTACATTGCTAGTCTTCAATAGAAGTATACACAAAGTGGTGGTGTTAGACCGTTTGGGCTTTCAACTTTGATTATTGGCTTTGACCCATACACAGGTGCACCGGCACTATATCAGACAGATCCTTTTGGGACATTTTCAGCCTGGAAAGCAAATGCCACTGGAAGAAACTCTAACTCATTACGTGAGTTTCTTGAGAAAAACTACAAGGAGACAGCTGGGCAAGAAACCGTCAAGCTCGCCATTCGTGCTTTGCTTGAGGTAAGTAATAGCAGGCGATGCATATTTAATCTAGTTTCTTAAAATAAATGAATCATTAGAAATGTTGATTATGTAACTCACctttaagttttaaaaattacAAGAACTTCATCTTAAAACTAAATCCACCTCTAAGTTAAAATATGTTCAAAAATTAGAGTAAGCTAATCTCAACAGTACGACTGTCTTCACCTTTCTGTGTCCTCACTGTAAGGTTGTCCCAAAGCTTCCCTTATCCATTTTGTGGAATTGATTtggcaattatgtgaatgatttTACAATCTATCTTTTAATATTGAAAAAGCTTCAAATCATGAGAAAGAAGGGACAttatataatttacatttattcATTTTTAGGGCATTATATAATTTAAACGTGAAATTCAAAGCATGACAAAAATTACACTAACAAAAAGATCGGTTGGATTTAGTTTTGGTCAAATGGAGGATGGTGTAAGTATTGTTTTTGCAGTTATTTGCTGTTTTGGGGGAGCTTTGACCTTTGATATGTATGCagtgtttttttgtaattatttatgtgTGATGTTTAATCACTAGCTTTTGTCATAGTTTTGATTCTGGTCTTTACTTTACATTTAGATTTGTTAAAGCTCTTCTTCCATGGTGGGTTGTATATGTTTGTGGGAAAATTTATTGGTTTATCTTCATAGGTGTTAGTTTTTTGGTGTTCTACCTCTGtaattgacttggttaatcaTTATAGATCATCTTTGTGTAAGATTTGTATCTACTCTTTAGGCATTTCTAGCCTCATTTGAACAATTTTTCGTTAAAGCAATTGATGAAGTTTTCATTttcataaacaaaaataataattaattaagaaaGATGATAACATTTGTTCCTGTTTTGATTAAATTATGCAATTCACCTTGaagtttaaaaaattacaaaaacttCTTAAATTTATTCTTTAGTACTAGGTTtagtagagaagaaaagagaaaagaaataaagtaaaaaagtagaaagaaaagaaaaaatatcacTATTATGATATTTATGCTCGGGGGAGTGATAGCTATTTAtgctcacaacaaagacaagtgcacaaaggatgtgCACAAAGGACTCCACCAAGCTGTGAATTATGCTCACATGAAAAGTACTTTAATTTTCATATATAAGGCAATCCGTTTATGCGAGTATGTGATTTAGTAAAAGCATTGTAGTATCTGCGTTTTTTATGTGTGTGGGCAGGATATGTTTTTATCAaggtaaataatttatttttatcacatGGCATCTAATGTGAACATATTGCTTTCAGGGGAATCAGCAACGAAGAGAAAGTACATCTGAGGCAAAAACTGGTATCCCATTTAAGAGAAGAAAACTATCAAGTGTTTGTTGCCCTTACTTCTTTTTTTTACAAATGGAACatggtctctttctctctctctaaatatatgtatataaatatatctatcTCATCATATATCGTTCAAGATTCATCATCCTAGCCCGAGTCCTAACTCTTCATatgatattttcttttatatatttattttagagGTGACATTATTTTAGTGAAAGAATCCACTTTTACTATGCTCTTTATATGTCTGATACAGACAACTCTCATGTTGGCTATGCTCATCTCAAAAATTGCTCGAATTGATTATCTAGTAGAATGGTGAGTTTTTTTTTCCCTTCTAGGTCTGTTATTGGTTTTCTTCTTGTAACTGTGATGTTTGTTGAAACTATGCTATTTCAATAAAAATGCCTGCTTTCATAAAGACTAAGATATATAATTTTATGATATGTATTTGTAGTTTTCTCTCTTATTCCCATTTAATAGGGTAGACTGGTTGGGTCACACAATGTCGCGTAGAGTTTGCAGCTTTCTGTATatgaaaatttaatttacttcTCTGCAATTTCGTTCTGAGTTTGCGATGCCCAAGATTTGTTAGGAGTTTTATGGTTAATTGAATGGACATGATTTGTCTAAGAATTTTGAGCTGATGAGaaatcactacaacaattttgactatATGTAACagtaaaaaaattacataaatgaaGAAGCACTACAACAATATTGGGTTATGCTTTGTGATCCGTATTTATTTTGCAGATGATTCTCATAGCACTGCCGATTGTTGATCTGCTCTTGGGATTTTTTATCAGTATTTATATGCGTTTTATGGTTCTATGCAACCACTTTTGTGCATTGTGTTGGTAACTAATGGTAGTTTATAACAATTGAGGATTTTGTGGGTATTGTATGATTTAGTTTTATCTGGGTTAGAATTGTTAAGGGTTTCATGTTAGCTTGTGTTTTGAACTCTCTTGGGTGAAGAACCAATCCAACTTTGCATATTTCTTGGAATTTAAGTGAAGAATATATCTGGGTTTTCTGTTTTTTTCATGCCTCTACTTGTTTGGATTGGGAACATTGATGGGCAGCATCTTTTATAAggattttattcatttttggagGAGTCTCTTTTACTGTCAGTCAAACTAATTCCATTTGACAAAGCTGACGACGTTggtcttattattattttttttttttgtaaaacttTTAAGGGTAGGATTTGAGTCTGTTTCTCTTAATCTCTATCCTGCTTTTGTTCGAATTGAGTAGTTTCTTTTCTAATCCCAtatattcttttcttgtttcctGTAGTCTCTTCTCTGTAGTGAGCCCAGGGTTAAAGAATGTCCGGGCCTTTGCCTCTGCATCGTGGCATATCTTCTGGGACACGAGGCTCTGGAGGGAGCAATGATTTCAGTGACTCTTATGAAAGATAAAAAAGAAAAGGATGATTTGGATAGAAGAGGTTCATCTGATCAGAGTGCCTTTGGGATGAATGTGAGTGTAATTATCATTCTCCTTTCTTTCCTACATAAACCTATCctcataaatttatattaatgataTTAGTAAATTAATCTTGATACAGTTTTTGGTTTAATGGTATTGGTTTTCCACTATTGTTTTGATAAAGCCTTTGACAAGTTCTATGACATGTACAGTGCAACTTGGTATGATATGGATATGTTTAGAGCTGTTATTATCTTCATAATTGATCAACATTTTCACTTCATAATTGACATAAATCCAAACTGTATTACGGGAAAGGTTATGGGTTGTAGATATTGATACAATGTGGATTATAGTGTCACGTAATCAATTTAGTATCACATAATCAATGTATCATTactatatcaatatatatatttataaagtgtTTGCTAGATTTGGCCAAAATCAATGTATTTGATCTAAGTTTCTAATTAAGAATTTGGTATGTTTGGTTTAGTTGATGCAATTTAGTTCCTTTGGACTGTGTTGAGTATTTATGAGACAGGGAAGATTACTAATAGCTATTTCAACTTTATGGCAACTATATTATAGgttgtttgggggagtgtgagtttgtttgtgtttcaaGATTGTAAATATCTAGGTAGAGGAGTATTTTTCACATTGTATGGTTTCTACTGCTTAAATGGAGTATTTCCCTACTTTTGGATGATCTATGGAGTGCTTGTCTTGCTTCCATGTGTTTCATTTCGTTGTTAATTTGTGTATGGTTGAGCGTGTTATTACAAGTTCTATTGTTCGTTTGATCTTTAGCTTGGGAATTTTTCTCAGTTTCCATTAGGGGCTTATAGTGTCCTTTTCATTTCTGATCAAACTTTTCAGCAGGTTCCTCAAATTTTAGTGATCTTTAGCTTGGGGGAGTGATAGCTATTTATGCTCACAACAAAggcaagtgcacaaaggatgatgaattgaagaatggtgcaagtttcatgcatggtttacttttgtgtatcttgtaatgtttctgtttttaatttttgaagtaaaaaatattcaagattataaaactttattaagttatgctttcaaacttaagttagaattaAGATCCATGATGTAGACacatttattatttgaattagttattgttcaATGTAATACTTAttgtttatcaatctattgagaattacattttatgattaattttgattttttttatcaaaatacaataatgaaaatcttttaattaaaaaaaaccttataagtatacttatcaaaataaaatttaaaatatattatccacactaaagtaacaaaaattTATTACtataagcgtaacaaatcgttatgatttatataatataacaaactaaaaacgctatcaaaataatcaaatgtaacagttgaaaagtgttatgcaaaaagtataagattaaatgtcaaatttataaccaaatactctaactaaatgttattatttgaatattatagcaactaaaaatgtgttattgaatagtttaagataacatcgaacataacattcaaacatTGTTATAAAAAAGACATGACTTTTAATAACaagggctatgttagcgttttcagaagtgttatcaatacttccggttagcagtttttaagtgttatgaatactgttttttcttgtagtgataaccAAATCTCGATCCTCAAGATATGAACGGACGCCCGAGACGTTAGTACTCGGGCACGAGCCTAAGTCGCCTAAGACTTAAGTAGAATATTTTGTAGAACCTTGCACTAATTGCCCAAAAATAGAGCAAGAATGGACTTAGGGTTACCTTCCGTGGATTCTGTGCCCGAGAAGTAACAACCAAGTCCCTCGATCTCAATATGTGAGTTTGGGCTCGAGTCACTAGCACCCGGATCCAGGAATCGACCTAGAGTAAAACCTAGTCTAAGGGCGAGGAACTCAATTACCTAAACCTAGGATGATGAGTTCACGACTTCCACATGAGTAGGTCTGAGTTGTGTGCGGGGAAACTCGAAAGGCCCAAGCTAACCCACAAATGACCACATACCCGGGGAGCAGGTAGCTTAGTACGAATGACCTCCTAGGGACCCGAGCCATTCAGACTCGGTAATAGAAAAAGAtattaaagttactttcaaggaGATTGAGCTTGGAAAACAACACTAAATGTCCTAAGCGTTGAGCACCAAGGAAAAACCCTACAGTTCAAAGACCTCCTCAAAGCCCAAGTTGTTGAAACTCAGAGGCATAGGATAGTCAAGTACCCTCACTTGACCTCgcatcaaagttactcttagGACCACGAGCCCAAGAGGAAACACTAAATGCACAAGTGTCTAGACACTGACAGGAAgatcctcaagctctaagtacCGCAGGTTGGCCCCGTCCTGAGTCGTTGGAACTCGGGGACGTAGGGCCGCAACAAGTATGTCACTTTACTTCACATTAAAGTTACTCTTGAGGAGCACGAGCCTACAGAGCCACACTAAATGTCTAAAAATTGTCTAAGTACTAAGAGAAGTCGATAAAGACTTGAGTCTTCGAGACTCGAGCACAAGACCTATGTCGGCGGCAAGGGATTCTCATGAGTTACGATTATGCGAAGTTGAATTAACAAAGTCCATGTTTCCTATTTACTAAGCTTCAATTCGTGATAATAATATAGTCATGGAAATAAAGTAATGCAAGTTGCATGTGTTTAAAcataaaattatttacaaaagagcttgtgtaacatcccaaatttcctcatgtggcttagtgcttggattaggggacCGGGAGGCAATAACTgttttattatgtgaattatattataatataatcatgcttgcatgctaggaatattaaatatgtgtatgtggcccgtttcttataagaagggtattttagtaatttgacccgttcaagttataaatgtaaatatgtgtttgtgtgattgagactacattgttatgtggatatatttgggttactcaacgTGAGGCGATCCTGATGAGAAAGTTAGcggaagagtcacaacggggtttagtACCTAGCTTAGGGTGAGCTTGgggttattttagtaatttagtacattaccgggaattaacgGGTAATGGGAAATCATTGGTAATCATGTGGGAACATGGGAAGTAAtgggaattataggatgtaaaTTGTGAGTAGTGGGGTAtgagacaaaggacaaaattgcccttgggagCATGTGaagaataggctaagggcaaggggaaatttggtcatttctGGCCACATATGTGACTTGGCTGGCTGGGAACCTTTAAGAGGACTTATGAAACCAAAAGGAAACTCTCAGCAAGatcattctttctctctctcgttatTTTCTGTTTCATGGAGCTTGGGAAGAATTTTGAGGAAAATTGGAGGGCcaagcttaggaaattgaaggggGTGATTGGCTGAGTTGGGGATTCAATTCAGGGTGATTTTATCTTTGAGGTAAAAGCTTAAAATTTGGTTTGGTTCTTGGAAATTCTATAGTTTTGTTTGAA from the Humulus lupulus chromosome X, drHumLupu1.1, whole genome shotgun sequence genome contains:
- the LOC133806156 gene encoding proteasome subunit alpha type-7-like — protein: MGFEQGLFAFPSCSFSVSAMERTARKIVNLDDHIALVCAGLKADARALINKKYTQSGGVRPFGLSTLIIGFDPYTGAPALYQTDPFGTFSAWKANATGRNSNSLREFLEKNYKETAGQETVKLAIRALLEIC